In Syntrophales bacterium, a single window of DNA contains:
- a CDS encoding tetratricopeptide repeat protein, giving the protein MRTQYLCTFIAVILMSMSCYSCVSPPKHTGIQPRTQFAKDVASVKGPSLYKEGKYQEALPHLQRWVQTDPTNWISHNWLGNNYLQLKRYDEAIAELQKANAIKKDSGNFNGLGQCYYHKGLYDEALGYFRMWVELDNTNWISHHWLGCNYLQLKRYDEAIAELQKANAIKKDSVNFRALGQCYYKLGKYDHAIELLERGLNISPDLQKRDFKFELAMCYLAKGDDGKASQLLEGRQILGVQIQKHEKGFNIVDMHKNAPADRAGLKRGDILTEFNGKSLSEIDIKKFIEELIPNTDEADVKFLRQDRIHAATIQMNLRLVKRVEPKTIIIERPGFAGEKWAVIIGVSQYKDSRIPCLRYASKDAQSLYNWLISQNGGRYSPSRVKLLTDESATTRNIKNALFGWLKQAIAEDMVIIYFAGHGSPPSPDEPENLFLLSYDTDFDMISSTGFPMWDVETALKRFIKAERVVVIADACHAGGVGSAFIQGTRAINIKPTTATALQSLSNAGKGIAVITASDDKQLSQEGKQWGGGHGVFTYHLLNGLKGEADYNNDNLVTLGELIPYLSQSVRRATKNAQSPTVAGRFDPAITLKK; this is encoded by the coding sequence GTGAGGACACAATATCTCTGTACATTCATCGCTGTCATTCTTATGTCCATGAGTTGCTATAGCTGCGTATCTCCCCCGAAGCATACCGGAATCCAACCCCGCACTCAATTTGCCAAGGATGTGGCATCAGTCAAAGGCCCCTCCTTATACAAGGAGGGTAAATACCAGGAAGCGCTGCCGCATTTGCAAAGATGGGTACAAACAGACCCGACTAACTGGATCTCACACAACTGGTTGGGAAATAACTATCTCCAATTGAAAAGATATGATGAAGCGATTGCCGAACTCCAGAAAGCAAATGCCATAAAAAAGGATAGTGGCAACTTCAATGGTCTCGGGCAATGTTATTACCATAAAGGCTTATACGATGAAGCGTTGGGATATTTCAGGATGTGGGTGGAACTTGATAATACTAACTGGATCTCACACCATTGGTTGGGATGCAACTATCTCCAATTGAAAAGATATGATGAAGCGATTGCCGAACTCCAGAAAGCAAATGCCATAAAAAAGGATAGCGTCAACTTCCGTGCTCTCGGGCAGTGTTATTATAAATTAGGGAAATATGATCATGCTATTGAGTTATTGGAAAGGGGATTGAATATATCACCTGACTTACAAAAAAGAGATTTTAAATTCGAACTTGCCATGTGCTACCTTGCAAAAGGAGACGACGGAAAAGCGTCTCAGCTACTTGAGGGAAGACAAATTCTTGGAGTACAGATACAAAAACATGAAAAAGGATTCAATATAGTTGACATGCATAAGAATGCTCCGGCTGATCGGGCCGGCCTCAAACGGGGAGATATCCTTACGGAATTTAACGGTAAATCCTTGTCTGAAATCGACATAAAGAAATTTATTGAAGAGCTTATTCCCAATACCGATGAGGCAGATGTGAAGTTCCTGCGGCAGGACAGGATTCACGCTGCCACAATCCAGATGAACCTCAGATTGGTGAAAAGAGTCGAACCAAAAACCATAATAATAGAAAGACCGGGATTTGCGGGTGAAAAATGGGCGGTAATTATCGGCGTGTCACAGTATAAAGACTCCCGTATCCCCTGTTTGAGATACGCTTCAAAGGACGCACAATCGCTCTATAACTGGCTGATCTCACAAAATGGAGGCCGATACTCTCCATCACGTGTAAAACTGCTTACCGACGAGTCCGCCACCACCCGGAATATCAAAAACGCCCTGTTCGGGTGGCTGAAACAGGCAATCGCGGAAGACATGGTAATCATCTATTTTGCCGGCCATGGCTCTCCTCCGTCACCTGATGAGCCTGAAAATCTGTTCTTACTATCATACGACACCGATTTTGACATGATTTCATCCACCGGTTTCCCTATGTGGGATGTGGAAACCGCACTGAAAAGATTCATAAAGGCTGAAAGAGTTGTGGTTATCGCGGATGCCTGCCACGCCGGCGGAGTTGGATCCGCATTTATACAGGGAACACGCGCAATTAATATTAAACCGACCACTGCCACTGCCCTTCAAAGCCTTTCAAACGCAGGAAAAGGTATCGCGGTAATCACGGCATCCGACGATAAACAACTGTCGCAGGAGGGTAAACAGTGGGGAGGTGGACACGGCGTCTTTACCTACCATTTATTAAATGGACTGAAAGGGGAAGCGGATTACAACAATGATAATCTGGTGACTCTGGGTGAGTTAATCCCCTATCTCTCTCAATCGGTAAGACGGGCAACCAAAAACGCCCAAAGCCCTACAGTAGCAGGGAGATTCGATCCTGCTATTACTCTGAAAAAGTAA
- a CDS encoding 2-oxoacid:acceptor oxidoreductase family protein, translating to MKQQIIISGTGGQGVLFLTRILAQAAVEKNMDVLTSETHGMAMRGGTVVSHIKVGSFRSPLIRMGQGDVGLFLDGSSFDIYRSFIMPGGKSFVNTDISGEYYSIDATGMAKELGSLLIMNLILLGYTVKEGSLFCDEEVMETTIRKLSKPDRLEMNLKGFEMGLKYYGGEE from the coding sequence ATGAAACAACAGATAATAATAAGCGGCACCGGCGGTCAGGGAGTGCTCTTTCTGACAAGGATTCTTGCACAGGCGGCCGTGGAAAAAAATATGGATGTCCTGACTTCGGAGACGCACGGCATGGCCATGAGAGGGGGAACAGTTGTCTCCCATATTAAGGTTGGGTCTTTCAGAAGTCCTTTGATCCGCATGGGTCAGGGCGATGTGGGATTATTTCTTGACGGTTCAAGCTTTGATATCTACAGGAGTTTCATAATGCCCGGAGGCAAGTCATTTGTAAATACCGACATCTCCGGAGAGTATTACAGCATTGATGCGACCGGGATGGCAAAGGAGCTGGGATCACTTCTCATCATGAATCTTATCCTTTTAGGATATACGGTGAAAGAAGGCAGCCTCTTTTGTGATGAGGAAGTGATGGAAACAACCATTAGAAAGTTGTCTAAGCCGGACCGCCTTGAAATGAACTTAAAAGGTTTTGAAATGGGATTAAAATATTATGGAGGTGAAGAATGA
- a CDS encoding TRAP transporter substrate-binding protein, whose translation MKEKRFLGITVLIVMLLFVCSLFPVSVKAGPITLNYANFPPAPTFPCVQMERWKKEVEQRTGGKVIINTFPGSTLLGAKNMYDGVVAGQADIGCLCMAYQPGRFVVTNATALPVGFPDAKAASLTLWDIYKKYKPEEFAKVKVLTMFTCAPANIYAKKPVRNLDDLKGLELRASGGVAQVLKALGATPVGMPQSETPEALQKGVVKGAASSLETLMDFKYAETCRYVTVFNGPVYPFAVVMNIEKWNSLPKDVQKVMEALGEEQAFWTGDYMDRHVNESIEWSKKNYNIEIIELTEEEMAEWNKLLSPITERWIKDAEAKGLPARAILRDIQAAKEDRGSKKYQK comes from the coding sequence ATGAAAGAGAAAAGGTTTTTAGGGATTACGGTACTAATAGTTATGCTGTTGTTTGTCTGTTCTTTATTTCCGGTGTCTGTGAAAGCGGGGCCAATAACTTTAAATTATGCTAATTTTCCGCCGGCTCCTACATTCCCGTGCGTGCAGATGGAGAGATGGAAAAAAGAGGTGGAGCAGCGCACCGGCGGAAAAGTTATAATCAATACTTTTCCGGGCAGCACCCTGTTGGGTGCCAAGAACATGTACGATGGTGTCGTCGCCGGTCAGGCGGATATCGGTTGTCTGTGCATGGCCTATCAGCCGGGCAGGTTTGTGGTAACCAATGCGACCGCGTTGCCCGTTGGCTTCCCGGATGCAAAAGCAGCCAGCCTCACTCTATGGGATATTTACAAGAAATATAAACCGGAGGAATTCGCAAAGGTTAAAGTACTTACCATGTTTACCTGTGCACCGGCAAACATCTACGCAAAAAAACCGGTAAGGAACTTAGACGACCTGAAAGGACTGGAGCTGAGGGCATCCGGAGGGGTTGCCCAGGTTTTGAAGGCATTGGGAGCTACTCCGGTTGGCATGCCCCAGTCGGAAACCCCCGAAGCCCTTCAGAAGGGTGTTGTGAAGGGCGCTGCATCTTCCCTTGAGACCCTTATGGATTTCAAGTATGCGGAAACCTGCAGATACGTGACGGTATTTAATGGACCTGTTTATCCCTTCGCCGTTGTAATGAACATCGAAAAATGGAACTCCCTGCCAAAAGACGTACAGAAGGTGATGGAAGCTCTGGGAGAAGAACAGGCTTTTTGGACGGGCGACTACATGGATAGGCACGTAAATGAGTCCATTGAATGGTCTAAGAAGAATTATAATATCGAGATCATTGAATTGACGGAAGAAGAGATGGCAGAGTGGAATAAATTGCTGAGTCCGATAACCGAAAGGTGGATCAAAGATGCCGAAGCTAAGGGCTTGCCGGCAAGGGCGATTCTGCGAGACATACAAGCGGCCAAGGAAGATCGCGGTTCAAAAAAATATCAAAAGTAG
- a CDS encoding TRAP transporter large permease, whose amino-acid sequence MDLAIVGIIGIVILLLMLFFLGMPVGFAMAVTGFCGFCYIVSFEAALNMVGADLWATFSKYGLTVIPLFIFMGEIAFYSGINEKLYKTAYTWMGHIRGGIAMATVMACAGFAAICGSNAATAATMTAVALPEMNKYKYEPVLSTGAIACGSTLGVVIPPSVVLIVIGLYTGQSIARLFYGGISAGIILAVLFMVTIYIICRVNGDWGPAGPRTNFGEKIKSLPGSFEMVTLFLLVMVGLYFGFFTPTEAGAAGSFFAVVISLIGRRLSWNGFVASITDTITISCMVIVIVTGAVIFGRFLAVTRIPFDIANWVASLPVAPAVIMTVIFIIYIIGGAVMDALALLLITIPIFYPVAMNLGYDPIWFGVTITVVTTLGAVTPPVGATTYVVAGMAKDVSLGNVFRGVFYFLPAYIICIIILMSFPQIVTFLPDLLK is encoded by the coding sequence TTGGACTTGGCAATTGTTGGTATAATTGGGATTGTTATCCTCCTCCTTATGTTGTTTTTTCTGGGGATGCCCGTCGGGTTTGCAATGGCAGTTACGGGTTTCTGCGGGTTTTGTTATATCGTCTCCTTTGAAGCGGCTCTTAATATGGTAGGTGCCGACCTGTGGGCTACGTTTTCCAAATATGGTCTGACCGTAATACCCCTTTTCATCTTTATGGGCGAGATAGCGTTTTATTCCGGGATAAATGAAAAGCTGTATAAGACGGCCTATACATGGATGGGGCATATCAGGGGAGGTATTGCCATGGCTACGGTTATGGCGTGTGCCGGATTTGCCGCCATTTGCGGGTCCAATGCGGCGACCGCCGCTACCATGACCGCCGTAGCGCTTCCTGAGATGAATAAATACAAGTACGAACCGGTTTTGAGCACAGGTGCCATTGCCTGTGGCTCTACACTCGGCGTAGTTATTCCTCCAAGTGTGGTTTTAATTGTTATCGGTTTGTATACGGGCCAGTCTATTGCCAGGCTTTTTTACGGGGGCATTTCGGCAGGTATTATTCTCGCCGTACTTTTTATGGTAACCATCTATATCATATGCCGGGTAAATGGTGACTGGGGGCCTGCCGGACCCAGAACAAACTTCGGAGAAAAGATTAAATCACTCCCCGGTAGCTTTGAGATGGTAACACTTTTTCTTCTGGTCATGGTTGGTCTCTATTTCGGTTTCTTTACACCGACGGAAGCGGGGGCGGCAGGCTCTTTTTTTGCCGTGGTGATAAGTCTCATAGGGCGGCGGCTCAGCTGGAATGGTTTTGTCGCCTCAATAACCGATACGATAACGATATCATGTATGGTTATCGTTATTGTTACGGGCGCGGTTATTTTCGGCAGATTTCTTGCGGTGACCAGAATACCCTTCGACATTGCAAACTGGGTTGCCTCACTGCCCGTGGCCCCGGCTGTGATAATGACAGTAATCTTTATTATCTATATTATAGGCGGTGCAGTGATGGATGCTCTTGCATTGTTGCTTATTACTATTCCCATCTTTTATCCCGTTGCCATGAATCTCGGTTATGACCCTATATGGTTTGGAGTTACTATAACGGTCGTAACGACCCTGGGTGCGGTAACGCCGCCTGTAGGGGCAACTACCTACGTGGTAGCCGGAATGGCGAAAGATGTATCTCTGGGCAATGTCTTTCGGGGGGTATTTTACTTTTTGCCTGCTTACATTATATGCATAATAATTCTGATGTCTTTCCCTCAGATCGTGACTTTCCTGCCCGACCTCCTGAAGTGA
- the iorA gene encoding indolepyruvate ferredoxin oxidoreductase subunit alpha, whose amino-acid sequence MGQNTDRTEQRILMGNEAIGRGLVEAGCSLAASYPGTPASEILASVINFSSETETGMHIEWSVNEKVAYEVALANSYTGKRSAVAMKQVGLNVASDPFMRSAYIGIKGGFVVIVADDPGPHSSQTEQDSRFFARFAKIPVLDPASPGEAKEMVKKAFELSEKYELPVMIRPTTRICHARQNVPCFTPEKLERKVSFEKNPGRWVATPQFLYELHRLLNEKIEDISDEEAFSPLLIAGDGSLDKHCIISSGAAFAHTCDLLEDMGFLGKIDLFQVTMPYPLNRSFIQKISSEYGKILVIEETYPTIEMQLTNTGIYGRNSKLIPGQGELTPDIIQDVLKKFLSIPLETGGSPAQIKGKRPTLCPGCPHRAAFYAIKKTFPKGIFPSDIGCYTLGMNLGAVDTCHCMGACISQGAGFYHAYARDGGEVPAIVVTIGDSTFFHAGIPGLINAVFQKARFILVILDNSTTAMTGNQPTPEVGIMADGTKGTPVRIHDLVRACGVRFLKECDPYDFEKFTSHLKKADGYCRGEDGGVAVIISKHPCILNRETAKKQSVYSMKITEDCTGCEYCLKNFECPALICDSEGKRFSIDQNICIGCGVCKHVCPAGAIVAEEGDNK is encoded by the coding sequence ATGGGTCAAAACACGGATCGAACAGAGCAGAGAATACTCATGGGTAATGAAGCGATCGGCAGGGGGTTGGTCGAAGCCGGATGCTCACTCGCCGCTTCTTACCCGGGTACGCCGGCCTCCGAGATTCTCGCATCAGTCATCAATTTTTCCAGTGAGACAGAAACCGGGATGCACATAGAATGGTCGGTCAATGAGAAGGTAGCTTATGAGGTGGCGTTGGCAAACAGCTATACCGGTAAGAGATCTGCCGTAGCCATGAAGCAGGTCGGTTTAAATGTGGCATCCGATCCCTTTATGCGTTCCGCTTACATTGGAATTAAAGGGGGTTTTGTTGTTATTGTGGCTGATGATCCAGGCCCTCACAGCTCCCAGACGGAGCAGGACAGCCGCTTTTTTGCGCGCTTCGCCAAGATACCCGTCCTTGATCCTGCCAGTCCCGGAGAGGCAAAAGAGATGGTCAAAAAGGCCTTTGAGCTGTCTGAAAAATATGAACTTCCCGTAATGATCCGCCCTACTACCCGTATATGCCATGCCAGACAGAATGTCCCCTGTTTCACCCCTGAAAAATTGGAGAGGAAAGTTAGTTTCGAGAAAAATCCGGGACGCTGGGTTGCGACACCGCAATTTCTATATGAGCTCCATCGCCTCTTAAATGAAAAAATTGAAGACATATCGGATGAAGAAGCTTTTTCGCCGTTACTCATTGCCGGTGATGGATCGCTGGACAAACACTGCATCATATCTTCCGGTGCAGCCTTCGCACATACCTGCGATCTCCTGGAAGATATGGGCTTTCTGGGGAAAATAGACCTTTTCCAGGTTACCATGCCGTATCCCTTAAACAGGAGTTTCATTCAAAAAATAAGTTCCGAATACGGAAAAATACTCGTCATTGAGGAGACCTATCCCACAATAGAGATGCAACTGACGAATACGGGGATTTATGGAAGAAATTCAAAGCTAATTCCTGGCCAGGGGGAGTTGACGCCGGATATCATTCAGGATGTGTTGAAGAAATTTCTGAGTATACCTCTGGAAACAGGCGGTTCTCCAGCGCAGATAAAAGGAAAGAGACCGACTCTATGTCCGGGGTGTCCTCACCGGGCGGCATTTTACGCGATCAAAAAAACGTTTCCCAAGGGAATTTTCCCCAGCGATATAGGTTGTTATACGCTCGGCATGAATCTTGGTGCCGTAGATACCTGTCACTGTATGGGTGCATGCATAAGCCAGGGGGCGGGTTTTTACCACGCGTACGCCCGGGATGGCGGAGAAGTTCCCGCTATTGTTGTGACCATAGGTGATTCCACCTTCTTCCATGCGGGCATTCCCGGTCTTATCAATGCCGTATTTCAGAAAGCACGATTTATCCTGGTCATTCTGGACAATTCCACCACAGCAATGACCGGTAATCAACCGACACCTGAAGTCGGAATTATGGCCGATGGGACAAAAGGAACGCCTGTGCGTATCCATGATCTGGTGAGGGCCTGCGGTGTCAGATTTCTCAAAGAATGCGATCCTTATGACTTTGAGAAGTTTACTTCCCATCTCAAGAAAGCCGATGGATACTGCCGCGGTGAGGATGGAGGCGTTGCTGTGATTATATCCAAACACCCGTGCATCCTGAACAGAGAGACGGCAAAGAAACAATCTGTATATTCCATGAAAATAACGGAAGATTGTACAGGCTGCGAGTATTGTCTGAAAAACTTTGAGTGTCCGGCCCTTATTTGTGATTCAGAGGGGAAGCGGTTCTCAATCGATCAGAATATCTGTATCGGGTGTGGTGTGTGTAAGCACGTGTGTCCTGCGGGGGCAATAGTCGCGGAAGAAGGAGACAATAAATGA
- a CDS encoding TRAP transporter small permease subunit — MESLDKISRFLNRILVCMAGIFLVGMVLLTCSNIFLRLVWVPVKGTFELMGLFGAIVVAFALGYTQVKRGHVAVDILVNRFSEKTRKILSGINYSICMIFFAGAAWQIATVASNLWETGEVTETLRIIFYPFTYGVALGCVVLALVLLIDLLKLFVEEKGA, encoded by the coding sequence ATGGAGTCTCTGGATAAAATCAGCAGATTTTTGAACCGGATACTTGTCTGTATGGCCGGTATATTTCTGGTGGGGATGGTACTTCTAACCTGTTCCAATATATTTTTGAGGCTTGTATGGGTACCGGTTAAGGGCACCTTTGAACTCATGGGATTATTCGGAGCAATCGTTGTTGCATTTGCCCTTGGCTATACACAGGTTAAGAGAGGTCATGTTGCAGTAGATATACTGGTGAATCGATTCTCGGAAAAGACCCGAAAGATATTGAGCGGTATCAATTACTCCATATGTATGATCTTCTTCGCCGGTGCCGCCTGGCAGATCGCTACGGTGGCCTCGAACCTTTGGGAAACGGGGGAGGTAACGGAAACCTTGAGAATCATCTTCTATCCTTTCACTTACGGGGTTGCCCTGGGTTGTGTTGTCCTTGCACTGGTTTTGCTGATTGATCTCTTGAAGTTGTTCGTTGAGGAAAAAGGAGCCTGA
- a CDS encoding phenylacetate--CoA ligase, whose product MKKTFMPKFTNKEELEALQLSGLKWTVNHAYYGSAFYRKKFEEAGVKPDDIKSLEDLKRLPFVTAKDLQDNYPWPLISVPFESVVRMHASTGTTGKRKVMVYTKKDVNDWADMFARCYEMAELTEEDRVQICVGYGVWTAGVGFQLGCEKFGAFAIPAGPGNIDMQLQFLIDFQTTVICSTASMALLLAEEVDRRGLNDKLSVKKVIFGAERSSDATTKKIKGLLGVEHAFDIPGLTELYGPGTGLDCVYHTGIHYWADYYIMELLAPETLEPVPEGEVGEMVYTTLRKEGVPLIRYRSRDLTRSVEGECPCGSLLPRHDKILGRSDDMFIIRGVNLYPSNIDEILSRQDGIGSEYQIHLDRGDDGKDYLTVKVEREMGRDSKGDDVLAGKIESNIRKKILVSGKVEIVDYHTLPRTAKKTKRLFDNRD is encoded by the coding sequence TTGAAAAAAACATTTATGCCGAAATTTACGAACAAAGAAGAACTGGAAGCTCTGCAGTTGTCAGGATTGAAGTGGACGGTTAACCACGCCTATTATGGATCGGCATTTTATCGCAAAAAATTTGAGGAGGCAGGTGTTAAACCGGATGACATTAAGAGCCTTGAAGATCTCAAGAGGCTGCCATTTGTAACCGCGAAGGACCTGCAAGACAACTATCCCTGGCCGCTCATATCCGTGCCGTTTGAAAGTGTTGTAAGGATGCACGCATCGACGGGAACGACGGGAAAAAGAAAGGTTATGGTTTACACAAAAAAGGATGTGAACGACTGGGCTGATATGTTTGCGAGGTGTTACGAGATGGCCGAGCTGACGGAAGAAGACAGGGTTCAGATATGCGTAGGATACGGCGTATGGACCGCGGGTGTGGGTTTTCAGCTCGGCTGTGAGAAATTCGGGGCGTTTGCCATACCGGCCGGGCCGGGAAACATTGATATGCAGCTGCAATTTTTGATCGATTTTCAGACAACGGTGATATGTTCCACCGCATCGATGGCATTGTTACTGGCTGAAGAGGTGGACAGACGGGGGCTCAATGATAAGCTCAGTGTAAAAAAGGTCATTTTTGGGGCTGAACGGTCAAGTGATGCCACAACAAAAAAGATTAAAGGGCTGTTGGGTGTGGAGCATGCCTTCGACATTCCAGGCCTGACGGAGCTTTATGGTCCGGGGACCGGTCTGGATTGTGTTTATCATACGGGAATTCATTACTGGGCTGATTATTATATCATGGAGCTGCTAGCTCCGGAAACTCTGGAACCTGTTCCTGAAGGTGAGGTCGGAGAGATGGTGTACACGACACTTAGAAAAGAAGGGGTGCCTCTTATCAGGTATCGATCAAGGGATCTGACGAGATCGGTAGAAGGAGAATGTCCATGCGGATCTCTCCTGCCCCGTCATGATAAGATATTGGGGCGCTCTGATGATATGTTTATTATCCGAGGGGTCAACCTCTACCCCAGCAATATAGATGAGATACTTTCCAGGCAGGATGGTATCGGCAGCGAATATCAGATTCATCTCGACCGTGGGGATGACGGGAAGGACTACCTGACCGTAAAGGTGGAAAGAGAGATGGGGAGAGACTCAAAAGGAGATGACGTGCTTGCCGGGAAGATAGAAAGCAATATCAGGAAGAAAATACTGGTAAGTGGAAAGGTAGAAATAGTTGACTATCATACTCTTCCCAGAACAGCGAAAAAAACCAAGAGACTGTTCGATAACAGGGACTGA